The genomic segment TTGTGCTTTTGCATTTTCTTCGCCAGCAGCTCGGCATAGACGTTGGGCTTGTGCGCCATGAACGGGCCGCCAAAGCATGCCGAGAAGGTCGGTTGCGGCTCGGTGACGCCGACTTCGGTGCCCGCGACGCGCGCGGTGAAGCCCGAGACGAAGTGATACATCACGTCCTTGGGTTCGAGCATCGAGATCGGCGGCAGCACCCCGAAGGCATCGGCGGTGAGCAGCACGATGGTTTCAGGGTGCGGACCGCGGCCATTGGGCATGGTGTTCGGCACCACGCTCAGCGGATAGCTGAAGCGCGTGTTTTCGGCAATCGAGCCGTCGTTCAGGTCGAGCTCGTCGGGATGGCATTCTTCCATCTTCTTGCCGGGCAGCGGCGGCACGTTTTCAATGATGGTGCCGGGCTGCGACAGCGCGGCGGCAATCACCGGCTCGGCGGCCTTGTCGAGGTTGATCAGCTTGGCGTAGCAACCGCCTTCAAGGTTGCACAGGCCGTTGTCGGACCAGATGGTCTCGTCATCGCCGATCAGGCGCCGCGAGGCATCGGCCGACAGGGTGGTTTTGCCGGTGCCCGACAGGCCGAACAGGATGGCGCCGTCACCCTTGGCGCCCACGTTGGCCGAGCAGTGCATGCTCAGGCGCCCCTGCTTGGGCAGCAAATAGTTGCCGACGGTGAAAATGGTCTTCTTGTTGACGCCGCAGTAGTCGGCACGGCCGGCGACCAGGCAGATGCGGTTGCGGGCGTCGATGATGACCGCCGCTTCGGAACGGCTGCCGTCACGCTCGGGTTCGCAGACGAAGCTCGGCACGTTGAGCATGGTCCAGCGGCGACCGTCCACGTCCTGCACACCCGGCAGATCCTTGGGGAACATGTTGTCGCAGAAGAATGCGTGGGTGGCGTATTCGCCGACAAAGCGGTACGGCACCGCGAAATCGGGGTCTGAGCCCATGAACAGGTCTTTGACGTACAGCGTCGCGTTCTTTTCGTTCAAATGTGCGACGACCCGCTTCAGCAGCCCTTCGTATTTCTCAGGGTCGTAGCCACCGAGGTCGGCCTTGAACCAGATTTCGTCGGCCACTTCCGGCCATTTGACGGCGAAAGTGTCCTTGGTGCGACGACCAGTGCAGTCGGGGTCGGTGTAATAAACCAAGGGGCCGTCGACACCAAGCTTGGTCGGGAAGGCTTTCTGCTCGTCGGACGGACCGCCGCGACGCACGCGGCCCCGGTCGTTGGCAATGGCCTCATGGAACAACTCGGGCTTGCTCAGATTGGCCTTGTAGTTGACGTTACTGAGTCCAAAAAGTTGTTCGAGATCAGCCTGAAAGCTCATTCGGTGTCCTTGTGTCGCCGGGTGCGGAGAACCGCAAATGGTAAGCAGACCGGCGGCGCTCCGCAACCATGCGTGAGGCGTTTTGGTGATTGCGCCGGCCTATATACTGGCCCGCGAACGGACCTTGGAGCGCTGTGAATGACACGTCAATCGAACGCTTTGGGCGTGTTCTGTCTGGTGTTTTGCTCGGCACTGGGCGCGCAGCCCAATCGTGTCGTCGAAGCCTATGGCGACCCTGCCAGAGGCCATTTCGGCGACCCGGGACAGGGTCATTTTGGTGATCCCAGCCAGGGTCAGTTTCGTCGCCACAACTTCAGCCGCGACCAGGAAGGCACGGTGCCGGTGCTCAAGGGCATGCCGATCGGGCGCTTCGTCGAGATTCCGCCGCCGCCGCCGCAATCCGCCACAACCCCGGCAGCTCGCCGTGGCGATGCGGTCGATGCGCCTTACGTGACGCTCACCCGGCCGCTGGACGACCCAAGCTGAGACCGCTCAGCTTCCTTCAGGCAACTTGAAGCCGGTTACTGACTGTCGGAGTTGCGCTGACAGCGCCGTGAGTTCTTCGACCGCCTTCGCGGTTTCGGCCGAGGCGCGCGAGGTTTGGGTCGAAATTTCGCGAACACCCTGCATCCGTCTGGCGGCATCGGTGGTGCTGGCCGACTGGCGACGCGCATCGCCGGCAATGGCGCCGATCAGCTCGGCCATGGTCTGCGAACTCAGCTGCACGCGGCTCAGCGCACCGCCGGCCTCTTCGGCACTGCGGGCTCCATTGACCACGTTGTGGGTCGAACGCTCCATCGAAATGATGGCTTCGTTGGTGTCGGCCTGAATCGTCTTGACCAGGGTTTCGACCTGACGCGTGGCGGTCGAGGCGCGCTCGGCGAGGCGCTGCACTTCTTCGGCGACCACCGCGAAACCCCGTCCCTGCTCGCCCGCCATGGCGGCCTGGATGGCCGCGTTGAGGGCCAGGGTGCCGGTCTGTTCGGCAATGTCGTTGATCAGCTCGATGATGTTGCCGATTTCCTGCGACGACTCACCGAGGCGTTTGATGCGCTTCGAGGTGTCCTGAATCTGCTCGCGCAGCGCGGCCATGACGTTGATCGTACCGCGCGCGGTCTCGGAACCACTACGGGCGACATCGACCGACTCACCGGCCTGTTCGGCCACCGACTCGGCGCGCTCGGCCACGCCGGTCAGGGTGTTTGCGGTCTCGTTCATCTGCAGGGTCAGCGACGCGATATCGCTGGCCTGTCGCTCCGAGCCCGCCGACATGTTCTGTGCCAGCTGCTGGGTGGCGCCGGCGCCTGCGGCGACGCGCTCGGACGTGCGGGTAATGGTGCCGACCAACTCGCGCATGTTCTGCACGGTGTAATTCAGCGAGTCGGCAATGGCGCCGGTGAAGTCTTCGGTCACCGTGACGTCGACCGTCAGGTCGCCGTCGGCGAGGTTGGTGATTTCATCCAGCAGCCCGAGAATCGCCTGCTGGCGTTGGGCGTCCTGAGATTCGGCCCTGACCATGCGGCCGCGCACGTTGCGCGAGGCGAGCGTGCCGTAGGCGACCAGCAGGGCGATGGCCAAGGCCACGGCGATGGCGCTGATGACCGGGTAGGCCGCCAACTGCGCGTCACGCTGAACCAACTGGCCGGCCAACACGCCGGCCGCCCCGGTGACGTTGGGCACTTCCTTGGGCAGGTCGGCGACCAGTTCCTGAAGCGTGGCGATGCTGCCGACGCGAACGATCATGTCGTTGACCGTGGTGGTCAGTGTCGCCAGATCGGGTGCCACCGTCTCGGCCAGATCCCGGGTGGCGGCTTCGCGCAGCATTTCTTCGTTGCGCGCCGTGATGTCGGCCAGCAGGGCGACCAGTTGCTCGTAGAAGTTGCGCGCCTCGCGGCCTTCGGTGAACAGGCGTGCTGCCGTACCGGCGAAGCGATCGAGGCTGGCCATCTGCTGTGCGAGCATGACGCTGGCGGCTGGCCGGGCCTGGCGGGCGACCAGGTTCTCCGCAAGCTCCAGATGCATGGGGTAGAGCCCCTCGGGACCGCGCACTGCCTCGACCAGACCGCGTGCCTCGCCAACGCCGATGTCAAAGTCCGGCGTCAAGCGAATGATGGTGCTCAAGGGTGTTTGCAGCCGGCCCCAGGCGGCGCGCAGCGCTTCGGCGTCTTCTTGCATCAAGGCCGGCAGGGCCGGCAGTTCATAGATCTCGTTGCCTTCGATCAGGCCCAGCGTCAATTCGTCAACGTCGGCGGTGAGGGTGCTGATCACCTGCAGGTCAGGGGTCACCCCGCGGTTGATCTCGCCGCTGACCAGGGCGATGCGCGCGACGCTGTCGGGAATGCCGCGAACCGTTTCCAACCAGTAGCTGCCACGCGTTTGAGCGGTTTGCGTGATCAGCGCCATCAGCAGCGCCGCCACCAGCAGGGCGATTGCGCCGCCCAGCAAGATGTAATCGCGTCGCCGCAGACCCGCCCCGACGTCCTGCCCGGTTGCCTCTGCCATCTGCTTATCCCCGCCTCAATGTGGTGCCGCAATCCGCGATGCCGGAAGGTGATCAGCCGCTGCCCAGCACCTGTGCGATCTTGTTGAGCAGCTCAGCGTCTTTGAACGGCTTGACCAGGTACTCCTTGGCCCCCTGACGCAGCGCCCAGACGCGGTCGGTTTCCTGATTTTTGGCGCTGACCACGATCACCGGAATGTGTGCCGTGGCGGTGTCGCGTGACAAGGTACGCGTCGCTTGAAAACCGTTGACGCCCGGCATCACCACGTCCATCAGCACCACGTCCGGGTGTTCCTCGCGGATGCGGGCCAAGGCGTCGCCGGCATCGGCCGACACCAGCACCACGTGCCCCGCTTTTTCGAGGATGCGTTTCAGGTTTGCCACGTCGGTGGGTGAGTCATCCACCACCATGATCTTCGCCATCCCTTTCTAGCCCCTGTCGATCTGAATTTTGCTTTGCCGCCGACGGTCGCCGCCGCCATTCGGCCCGTGTGCGAGCCTGTACCGACCTGACTATACCGGACTGAACTGGGGCTGCGGCAGGCGTGCGAGATTCAGTCGGAAAGGCGGTGGCGTGCGACACCCAGATGCCAGCAGGCGGCGACCCGGTGCGTGAATCTCATGCCCGCCAGCGGCGTGTTGCGGCCGCGGCTCAGCAACTGTTTCGGGTCCAGGGTCCAGGTTTCCGGCCTGATCAGCGCGAGGTCGGCAGGCTGTCCGGCGCTGATGACCGGTGGGTTAAGACCCAGACGCCGGGCCGGCGTGCTCGTCACACGCTGCACGGCGGTCAGCGGCTCGACACCATCCTCGGTCATCCACTTCAGCGTCAGCGGCCAGAGCAGCTCCAGCCCGCTCGCGCCAGCGGCGGTCAGCGGAAACGGGTTGCGCTTGGCGTCGGCCTCGTGCGGCTGGTGATCGGAGCAGATGGCCTCGATCACCCCGGCCTTGACGGCCTCGCGCAGGGCCAGCCGATCCGCCTCGCTGCGCAGCGGCGGCATCAGGTGTGCGGCGGGGTCGAAGCCATCCAGCGCGGCGTCGGTGAGAAACAGTTGATGTGCGGCGACGTCGGCGCTGATCGGCAGGTCGCGGGCCTGGGCGGTGGCCACAAGCTCGGCGCCGCGCGCGGTCGACAGGCGG from the Polycyclovorans algicola TG408 genome contains:
- a CDS encoding phosphoenolpyruvate carboxykinase (ATP) produces the protein MSFQADLEQLFGLSNVNYKANLSKPELFHEAIANDRGRVRRGGPSDEQKAFPTKLGVDGPLVYYTDPDCTGRRTKDTFAVKWPEVADEIWFKADLGGYDPEKYEGLLKRVVAHLNEKNATLYVKDLFMGSDPDFAVPYRFVGEYATHAFFCDNMFPKDLPGVQDVDGRRWTMLNVPSFVCEPERDGSRSEAAVIIDARNRICLVAGRADYCGVNKKTIFTVGNYLLPKQGRLSMHCSANVGAKGDGAILFGLSGTGKTTLSADASRRLIGDDETIWSDNGLCNLEGGCYAKLINLDKAAEPVIAAALSQPGTIIENVPPLPGKKMEECHPDELDLNDGSIAENTRFSYPLSVVPNTMPNGRGPHPETIVLLTADAFGVLPPISMLEPKDVMYHFVSGFTARVAGTEVGVTEPQPTFSACFGGPFMAHKPNVYAELLAKKMQKHNVRCILLNTGWSGGPYGTGKRMSLKVTRALLNAALNGELDNVETAVQPTLNLKMPKRCPGVDSAILDPRNTWADKDAYDATATKLRDMFRENFNKKGFGSFGIEARI
- a CDS encoding methyl-accepting chemotaxis protein, which encodes MAEATGQDVGAGLRRRDYILLGGAIALLVAALLMALITQTAQTRGSYWLETVRGIPDSVARIALVSGEINRGVTPDLQVISTLTADVDELTLGLIEGNEIYELPALPALMQEDAEALRAAWGRLQTPLSTIIRLTPDFDIGVGEARGLVEAVRGPEGLYPMHLELAENLVARQARPAASVMLAQQMASLDRFAGTAARLFTEGREARNFYEQLVALLADITARNEEMLREAATRDLAETVAPDLATLTTTVNDMIVRVGSIATLQELVADLPKEVPNVTGAAGVLAGQLVQRDAQLAAYPVISAIAVALAIALLVAYGTLASRNVRGRMVRAESQDAQRQQAILGLLDEITNLADGDLTVDVTVTEDFTGAIADSLNYTVQNMRELVGTITRTSERVAAGAGATQQLAQNMSAGSERQASDIASLTLQMNETANTLTGVAERAESVAEQAGESVDVARSGSETARGTINVMAALREQIQDTSKRIKRLGESSQEIGNIIELINDIAEQTGTLALNAAIQAAMAGEQGRGFAVVAEEVQRLAERASTATRQVETLVKTIQADTNEAIISMERSTHNVVNGARSAEEAGGALSRVQLSSQTMAELIGAIAGDARRQSASTTDAARRMQGVREISTQTSRASAETAKAVEELTALSAQLRQSVTGFKLPEGS
- a CDS encoding response regulator, which codes for MAKIMVVDDSPTDVANLKRILEKAGHVVLVSADAGDALARIREEHPDVVLMDVVMPGVNGFQATRTLSRDTATAHIPVIVVSAKNQETDRVWALRQGAKEYLVKPFKDAELLNKIAQVLGSG